Proteins encoded in a region of the Mycobacterium branderi genome:
- a CDS encoding acyl-CoA synthetase → MPEWTIGAVLDAIADAIPERTMTVCGHRRSTFAESADRTRRLANFLAGNGFGTHRERDSLERWECGQDRVALVMHNDLYPDMVVGCLKARTVPVNVNYNYTPREVLELFDYIRPRAVIYHRSLGTKFAEVFGDTDLLVSVDDGSAAPELPGAVELNDALAQGDTDQSVTPSPDDVLMICTGGTTGRPKGVLWRQSDIYVSSMVGADHESTVDIQDKVRGPAGAPWFAVSPLMHAAGMWTAFSAIMHGIPVVLYDTSKKLDPRLVWQTAEREKVGMMTMVGDAYAAPLVEELQRGSYDLSSLSAIGTGGAATNPKYQRALLESLPQITLINGYGSSETGNMGFGHSRHDARTDTFTLRDGGLILSEDCTRFLGPGDPEVGWVARAGRIPLGYFNDPDATRRTFPVVDGRRVVISGDRARFEADGTLRLFGRDSLVVNTGGEKVFVEEVEEVLRAHPAVADALVVGRPSERWGEELVALVAVRNGAGPERDTLHAHCTTQLARFKAPKEFIFVEQVRRLGNGKPDYRWAKRQVTEKAPMST, encoded by the coding sequence GTGCCCGAGTGGACCATAGGCGCGGTGCTCGACGCCATCGCCGACGCCATTCCCGAGCGGACGATGACGGTGTGCGGCCACCGCCGCAGCACTTTCGCGGAATCCGCGGACCGAACCCGTCGGCTGGCAAACTTCCTCGCAGGCAACGGGTTCGGGACGCATCGTGAGCGGGACAGCCTCGAGCGCTGGGAGTGCGGCCAGGATCGGGTAGCACTGGTCATGCACAACGATCTGTACCCCGACATGGTGGTCGGGTGCCTGAAGGCACGCACTGTTCCGGTGAACGTCAACTACAACTACACGCCGCGTGAAGTCCTCGAACTGTTCGACTACATCCGACCGAGGGCAGTCATCTACCACCGGTCATTGGGCACGAAGTTCGCCGAGGTGTTCGGTGATACCGACCTGTTGGTGTCCGTCGACGACGGCAGCGCGGCGCCCGAGTTGCCCGGCGCTGTCGAACTGAATGACGCACTGGCGCAAGGTGATACCGACCAGTCTGTGACACCGTCGCCGGACGACGTGCTGATGATTTGCACCGGAGGCACCACGGGTCGCCCCAAGGGCGTCCTGTGGCGCCAATCCGATATCTACGTGTCCTCGATGGTCGGCGCCGACCATGAGTCAACGGTCGACATCCAGGACAAGGTACGGGGACCGGCCGGGGCGCCGTGGTTTGCGGTGTCTCCGCTGATGCACGCGGCCGGGATGTGGACGGCGTTCTCGGCGATCATGCATGGCATCCCGGTCGTGCTGTACGACACCAGCAAGAAGCTCGACCCGCGGCTGGTGTGGCAGACCGCCGAACGGGAGAAGGTCGGCATGATGACGATGGTCGGCGACGCCTACGCCGCGCCGCTGGTCGAGGAACTTCAACGGGGCAGCTACGACCTGTCGTCGCTGTCTGCGATCGGCACCGGCGGCGCCGCGACCAACCCCAAATACCAACGGGCGCTGCTGGAATCACTGCCGCAGATCACGCTGATCAACGGCTACGGCTCGTCGGAAACCGGAAACATGGGCTTCGGCCACAGCCGGCACGACGCGCGAACCGACACCTTCACACTCCGCGACGGCGGGCTGATCCTGTCCGAGGACTGCACACGGTTCCTGGGGCCGGGTGACCCGGAGGTCGGCTGGGTGGCCCGGGCGGGCCGCATTCCGCTCGGCTACTTCAACGACCCGGACGCCACTCGCCGGACCTTTCCGGTGGTCGACGGCCGGCGAGTGGTGATCTCCGGGGATCGGGCCCGCTTTGAGGCCGACGGCACGCTGCGGTTGTTCGGCCGTGATTCGTTGGTGGTCAATACCGGCGGCGAGAAGGTGTTCGTCGAAGAGGTCGAAGAAGTTCTGCGGGCGCACCCGGCCGTCGCCGACGCATTGGTGGTGGGCCGGCCGAGCGAGCGCTGGGGCGAAGAGCTCGTCGCGCTCGTCGCAGTGCGGAATGGCGCCGGCCCCGAGCGTGACACGCTGCACGCCCATTGCACGACGCAGCTGGCGCGGTTCAAGGCGCCCAAGGAGTTCATCTTCGTCGAGCAGGTTCGCCGCTTGGGCAACGGCAAACCCGATTACCGGTGGGCGAAAAGGCAAGTGACAGAAAAGGCGCCGATGTCGACATGA
- a CDS encoding acyl-CoA dehydrogenase family protein codes for MDRFELRRLDYSLSEDHEALQAAYRDFFRSYCPIETVRAAEPSGFDKNLWERLCAMGATTMALPESVGGDGATLVDLTLVAEEIGRSLAPVPWIDHVCAARLLVRLETVDPDIVNGTQLAALDPQVDSTAGPRLIPTGSIADQVILRDGQDIVRLTFATRPAKVDNIGRLPIAWVDPAAADTRTVLATGADALAKYRRALDEWRLLTAAALTGLVEETMNIAAEFAKSRYTLGVPISTLQAISHPLANMAITVQGGRNLARRAAWFLDNEPDERPELAPSAFVFMAEEAAKAATMAVHIQGGLGVSAEAAATAYLVRARGWPLAGGDPGASARQVAEIVAARES; via the coding sequence ATGGACCGCTTCGAGCTGCGCAGGCTGGACTACAGCCTGTCCGAAGACCACGAGGCGCTGCAAGCCGCATACCGTGATTTCTTCAGGTCGTACTGCCCGATCGAAACCGTCCGTGCCGCCGAGCCTTCCGGCTTCGACAAGAACCTGTGGGAGCGGTTGTGCGCCATGGGCGCGACGACGATGGCGCTGCCGGAATCCGTCGGCGGTGACGGGGCGACGCTGGTGGACCTGACGCTGGTGGCCGAGGAGATCGGCAGATCGCTGGCGCCGGTCCCATGGATCGACCATGTCTGTGCCGCAAGGCTTCTCGTCCGGCTGGAAACCGTGGACCCGGACATCGTCAACGGCACGCAGCTGGCGGCGCTGGACCCGCAAGTCGACAGCACCGCGGGACCCAGGTTGATCCCGACCGGGTCGATCGCCGACCAGGTGATCCTGCGTGACGGCCAGGACATCGTGCGCCTGACGTTCGCGACCCGGCCCGCGAAGGTCGACAACATCGGTCGGCTGCCGATCGCCTGGGTCGATCCGGCCGCTGCGGACACCCGAACTGTGCTGGCCACCGGTGCCGATGCGCTGGCGAAGTACCGTCGCGCGCTTGACGAGTGGCGACTCTTGACCGCCGCGGCGTTGACCGGCCTGGTCGAAGAGACGATGAACATCGCCGCCGAATTCGCCAAATCCCGTTACACGCTGGGTGTTCCGATCTCGACCCTGCAGGCGATCTCCCATCCGCTGGCCAACATGGCGATCACCGTGCAGGGGGGACGCAACCTCGCTCGCCGCGCCGCGTGGTTTTTGGACAACGAACCCGACGAGCGACCCGAGTTGGCGCCGTCGGCGTTCGTGTTCATGGCCGAGGAGGCGGCCAAGGCCGCGACCATGGCGGTACACATCCAGGGCGGCCTGGGAGTTTCGGCCGAAGCCGCCGCAACGGCGTATCTGGTCCGGGCCAGGGGATGGCCGCTGGCCGGTGGGGATCCGGGCGCTAGCGCACGTCAGGTCGCCGAAATCGTTGCGGCGCGGGAAAGCTAG
- a CDS encoding helix-turn-helix transcriptional regulator — translation MGRDDEVRQALAALENDSEFQGVVLVGDTGTGKSALAHTLAEAVERRKNTVRFVLGTETSKAVPLGAFYWLMTLDAVREPAVMLAAAQRTLEQEKDLIVVVDDAHLLDPLSATLVYHLAALGDTRLIVTICSGNPVPDAVTALWKERVLLRLHLEGLTWQQTEELARAVLDDAVDARLVDELHRQTAGNPLMLRSLLSEAREAGVLVRSKHGWQLRGALHADRDLSDLLEVRLQSLAAEELEAIEVLAAAEALSWETLRGICDADAVARLERGGMIHAVDDESHTVVRLANPLLGEVALKRGGLVRARQLNGMLAQHLRKKMQDKEQQSRSPDVRTRIRVAQYMMRSDLAPDLDLIVEAAASAVAMSNVALGEELARFAFDHGGGLPAAIVLGETLRWQGRADEAEAVLADAAPSDDAAGWLTVQWGCLRAANLFFGCGQVEQARLLLGRMKDRVDTREMTDLVTAMEAAFACFSGDIPTAIELGLPLCASDQQPLTMTWAVISTAWALALAGRVDEVHRIANAGGAEVLGQMGPHRFVIAMAEVMAATVAGDFPAADRVWERYGPTATLGPEAGAFVHAILGFVHLGRGALPSACAAFRDSLSAMPQGFRIGVMAVAAWDAQAEGARGDSAAAAAALRTAEEAYGPQVAVFLPKLELARAWARASVGETTAARTHAMRAAQVAQRSGMYAIEMRALHTAVRFGDRSCAARLEELATMLNTRLAKVIATHARALSRHDGDLLDLAAAGFADLGAKALAADAAAQAADEHTRKGDHGKQVASSTRAYGLASQCGLHTPAVEVAAHPVPLTDREHEIAMLVVAGLSNHQIAERLVVSTRTVEGHLYRIFAKLGINNRNQLIHLMSLERSGR, via the coding sequence GTGGGCCGCGATGATGAAGTTCGCCAAGCGTTGGCGGCACTTGAAAACGATAGTGAATTTCAGGGTGTCGTGTTGGTGGGCGACACCGGGACAGGCAAATCGGCACTGGCTCATACGCTCGCGGAGGCCGTCGAGCGGCGCAAAAACACGGTGCGGTTTGTGCTGGGCACCGAAACCAGCAAGGCGGTGCCATTAGGTGCGTTCTACTGGCTGATGACGCTTGATGCGGTACGCGAACCTGCCGTGATGCTCGCTGCTGCGCAAAGAACCCTGGAGCAGGAAAAGGATCTTATTGTCGTCGTCGACGACGCCCACTTGCTCGATCCGTTGTCGGCGACGTTGGTGTATCACCTTGCAGCGCTTGGTGATACCCGACTCATCGTGACAATCTGCTCCGGCAACCCCGTGCCCGATGCGGTGACGGCACTCTGGAAAGAGCGAGTGTTGCTTCGCCTGCACCTCGAAGGGTTGACCTGGCAACAGACGGAAGAGCTTGCTCGCGCCGTGCTCGACGACGCGGTCGACGCTCGGCTTGTCGACGAATTGCATCGCCAGACGGCGGGAAATCCGCTGATGCTACGCAGCCTGCTGAGCGAGGCCCGCGAGGCTGGTGTGCTGGTGCGGTCGAAACACGGCTGGCAGCTGCGAGGTGCGCTGCATGCGGACCGCGACCTTTCCGATCTTCTGGAGGTCCGCCTGCAATCCCTGGCTGCCGAGGAACTCGAGGCAATAGAGGTGCTGGCTGCGGCGGAGGCCCTGAGCTGGGAAACCTTGCGTGGGATTTGCGATGCCGACGCGGTGGCACGTCTGGAACGCGGCGGAATGATCCACGCGGTCGACGACGAATCACACACCGTGGTTCGGTTGGCAAACCCGCTGCTCGGTGAAGTGGCCCTCAAGCGCGGTGGACTCGTGCGTGCGCGGCAGCTCAACGGCATGTTGGCACAACATCTTCGGAAGAAGATGCAGGACAAAGAGCAGCAGTCAAGATCGCCTGACGTGCGCACCCGGATACGGGTGGCCCAGTACATGATGCGAAGCGATCTGGCGCCAGACCTCGACCTGATCGTCGAGGCCGCGGCGAGTGCGGTGGCCATGTCGAACGTGGCCCTTGGCGAGGAGCTGGCTCGATTCGCCTTCGACCATGGTGGTGGGCTGCCGGCAGCCATCGTGCTGGGCGAGACCCTGAGATGGCAGGGGCGGGCCGACGAGGCCGAAGCGGTGCTCGCCGACGCTGCCCCCTCCGATGACGCCGCTGGGTGGTTGACCGTCCAGTGGGGTTGTCTGCGGGCCGCGAATCTCTTTTTCGGTTGCGGGCAGGTTGAGCAGGCACGGCTATTACTTGGTCGGATGAAGGATCGCGTTGACACCCGGGAGATGACCGATCTGGTCACGGCCATGGAGGCGGCGTTTGCCTGCTTTTCCGGTGATATCCCCACGGCGATCGAGCTCGGGTTGCCGCTGTGCGCATCTGATCAGCAACCGTTGACGATGACGTGGGCGGTTATCTCGACCGCCTGGGCATTGGCGCTCGCTGGCCGGGTCGACGAGGTTCACCGGATAGCGAATGCCGGCGGCGCTGAGGTGCTCGGCCAAATGGGACCGCACCGCTTCGTGATCGCGATGGCCGAGGTCATGGCGGCGACGGTCGCCGGTGATTTTCCAGCGGCCGACCGGGTTTGGGAGCGCTACGGTCCCACGGCCACGCTGGGTCCTGAGGCAGGCGCCTTCGTGCACGCGATACTCGGATTCGTGCACCTTGGTCGCGGTGCACTGCCATCGGCATGTGCTGCGTTTCGCGACTCTCTCTCGGCGATGCCTCAAGGTTTTCGCATTGGGGTGATGGCGGTGGCGGCCTGGGACGCGCAGGCTGAAGGCGCGCGAGGGGATAGTGCGGCTGCCGCCGCCGCCCTGCGCACTGCGGAGGAGGCATACGGACCTCAGGTCGCGGTGTTCTTACCGAAACTCGAGCTTGCCCGCGCGTGGGCGCGGGCCTCAGTCGGCGAGACGACGGCCGCCCGGACGCATGCGATGCGTGCCGCGCAGGTCGCCCAACGATCCGGGATGTACGCCATCGAGATGCGCGCACTGCACACCGCTGTCCGCTTCGGTGATCGATCGTGCGCCGCGCGGCTCGAGGAACTTGCCACGATGCTGAACACTCGCCTAGCCAAAGTGATCGCTACCCATGCTCGCGCCCTTTCCAGGCACGACGGTGATCTGCTCGACCTCGCGGCCGCCGGGTTCGCCGATCTGGGCGCAAAGGCGCTTGCCGCCGACGCTGCTGCCCAGGCAGCCGACGAACACACCCGCAAAGGCGACCATGGCAAGCAAGTGGCGTCGTCCACCCGGGCATACGGGCTGGCCAGCCAGTGCGGGCTCCATACACCGGCAGTCGAGGTTGCGGCTCACCCGGTCCCGCTCACCGACCGCGAGCACGAGATCGCGATGCTGGTCGTGGCCGGTCTGTCCAACCACCAAATCGCCGAACGGCTCGTTGTCTCGACGCGGACGGTGGAGGGACACCTCTACCGCATATTCGCCAAGCTTGGCATCAACAACCGCAATCAGCTCATCCACCTGATGAGCCTGGAGCGGTCGGGACGCTAA
- a CDS encoding enoyl-CoA hydratase, with product MSTPDHDAVLYEKTPTGVAVLTLNRPDRLNTWGGDIATAFYAGMDRAEADPEVRVIVVTGRGKAFCAGANLGSTATVGESLGNGEQRDLSELVGDRQPYYLTTLSKPVIAAVNGACVGIGLTQALMCDVRFAAAGAKFAASFARRGLIAEYGISWILPRLTGWAVALDLLLSGRTFLAEEAAELGLVKEVVAPENLLRRTMDYAEDIARNCSPASMAVIKRQAYGDAMRDVAEVSARAEILLQESLQRPDVIEGITSFLEKRSPNFPGLKGSS from the coding sequence GTGAGCACACCTGATCATGACGCGGTGCTCTACGAGAAGACACCGACCGGTGTCGCCGTCCTGACTCTCAACCGCCCGGACCGGCTCAACACCTGGGGCGGCGACATTGCCACCGCCTTCTACGCCGGCATGGACCGCGCCGAGGCCGACCCGGAGGTCCGAGTGATCGTGGTGACCGGTCGGGGCAAGGCATTTTGCGCCGGCGCCAACCTGGGGTCGACGGCAACGGTGGGGGAGTCGCTGGGCAACGGTGAGCAACGTGATCTGTCGGAGCTGGTCGGCGACCGGCAACCGTACTACCTGACCACGCTGAGCAAGCCGGTGATTGCCGCTGTCAACGGCGCCTGCGTTGGTATCGGGCTCACCCAGGCACTGATGTGCGACGTCCGATTCGCCGCTGCCGGAGCCAAATTCGCCGCATCGTTCGCACGCCGCGGCCTGATCGCCGAGTACGGCATCTCGTGGATACTCCCGCGGCTCACCGGCTGGGCCGTCGCTCTTGACCTGTTGCTGAGCGGCCGGACCTTTCTGGCCGAGGAGGCCGCCGAGCTGGGTCTGGTCAAGGAAGTCGTGGCCCCGGAAAATCTGCTGCGGCGCACGATGGACTACGCCGAAGACATCGCCCGCAACTGCTCGCCGGCATCGATGGCCGTCATCAAACGGCAGGCCTACGGTGATGCCATGCGCGACGTCGCCGAGGTCAGCGCCCGGGCCGAAATCCTTCTGCAGGAATCGCTGCAACGCCCGGATGTCATCGAAGGAATCACAAGCTTCTTGGAAAAACGGAGCCCCAATTTTCCCGGGCTGAAAGGATCATCATGA
- a CDS encoding amidohydrolase family protein, with translation MKAIDCLVNVHFGESEKQPSWMLKVRDDYFKGPKSMFEPVDLAELLDEMDEQGVQKAILMDSLAKPSVTARKFVEAKPERFALAMGGMNLLRPMPSLKELSAIVNDLPVAYAAVGPSFWGDGQYPPSDAVYYPLYTKCAELELPLCINTGLPGPPIPGEVQNPIHLDRICVRFPELKLCMIHGADPWWDIAIRLLIKYANLRLMTSAWSPKRLPESLLHYMRTRGPNKVIFASDWPVLKMRRVVPEACALDLPAEVLENYLYHNAAEFFFGQEQ, from the coding sequence ATGAAAGCGATCGATTGTCTGGTCAACGTGCATTTCGGCGAAAGCGAGAAGCAGCCCAGCTGGATGCTCAAGGTCCGCGACGACTACTTCAAGGGCCCGAAGTCGATGTTCGAGCCGGTCGACTTGGCCGAGCTGCTCGACGAGATGGACGAACAAGGCGTGCAGAAGGCGATCCTGATGGACTCGCTGGCCAAGCCGTCGGTGACCGCGCGTAAGTTCGTCGAGGCGAAGCCGGAACGCTTCGCCTTGGCGATGGGCGGCATGAACCTACTGCGGCCGATGCCGTCGCTGAAGGAACTCAGCGCGATCGTCAACGACCTCCCGGTCGCATATGCGGCTGTCGGGCCGAGCTTTTGGGGTGACGGCCAGTACCCACCCAGCGACGCCGTCTACTACCCGCTCTACACGAAATGCGCCGAGCTGGAGCTGCCGCTGTGCATCAACACCGGACTGCCCGGCCCTCCCATTCCGGGAGAGGTACAGAACCCCATCCACCTCGACCGGATCTGCGTGCGGTTCCCCGAACTCAAGCTGTGCATGATCCACGGCGCGGATCCCTGGTGGGACATCGCAATCCGGCTTCTGATCAAGTATGCCAACTTGCGCCTGATGACGTCGGCATGGTCGCCCAAACGACTGCCGGAGAGCCTTCTGCACTACATGCGGACCCGCGGACCCAACAAGGTGATCTTCGCCTCGGACTGGCCGGTGCTGAAAATGCGCCGCGTCGTGCCGGAAGCGTGCGCGCTCGATCTCCCGGCCGAGGTGCTGGAGAATTATCTGTACCACAACGCAGCGGAATTCTTCTTCGGACAGGAGCAGTGA
- a CDS encoding MarR family winged helix-turn-helix transcriptional regulator, producing the protein MFAEQLATLDLTAAHAGILRAIAAESGRSQHDLSAYLGVVPARLVGYLDELEERGYLERRRNCADRRRNALYITAEGKKLLRRVVGLARQHDDQLGAALGPENTCVLLDLLTTVARHQGLTPYVHPGYGALDRWMAQSRP; encoded by the coding sequence GTGTTCGCCGAGCAGCTTGCGACCCTCGATCTAACCGCGGCGCACGCGGGCATCCTGCGGGCTATCGCGGCAGAATCGGGCCGCAGTCAGCATGACCTCAGTGCTTATCTGGGCGTGGTGCCTGCTCGGTTGGTTGGTTACCTGGACGAGCTCGAGGAGCGCGGATACCTCGAGCGTCGCCGCAACTGCGCTGATCGCCGGCGCAACGCGCTGTACATCACCGCCGAGGGAAAGAAACTGTTGCGTAGGGTTGTTGGGCTGGCCCGTCAGCATGACGACCAGCTCGGCGCCGCGCTCGGCCCGGAAAACACCTGTGTATTGCTGGATCTGCTCACGACGGTGGCCAGGCACCAGGGCCTTACGCCGTATGTCCACCCTGGTTATGGCGCTCTGGACCGGTGGATGGCTCAGTCGCGCCCGTGA
- a CDS encoding acyl-CoA dehydrogenase family protein, with translation MDFSRVQLSDEDKAFLEEVRTFLATHVTDDVKRRDRETGDNFDEGVHLALGEAGYLEAEWKPASEGGFSRVRRRIWELEKRRAHVPWVTWGTTAMVARSVAKFGSKKLQDEVLPGVFSGHVRLCLGYTEPEGGSDVATCKTRAVRDGDGWIINGSKMFTTGAHNCQYVFLITNTDPDAPKHQSLTMFLVPLNSPGIEIQGIRTIDGDRTNIVYYSDVRVDDKYRLGEVNQGWTVLREPLNVEHGAVAAAPDGLQDVSIMMHQAGFMAEAVDKAAARVGRRLIDDGSVAFRLGRSVARMEAALSTPGIFGRVAIAQTMRDISPDLMDIQGAAAALPFGTDGATDDGASEYVYRFAPLVGIYGGTLEVFRNMIAQYVLGLGKPAYAKPQ, from the coding sequence GTGGATTTCTCACGGGTTCAGCTGTCCGACGAAGACAAGGCCTTCCTCGAGGAAGTACGCACGTTTCTGGCCACTCATGTCACCGATGACGTCAAGCGGCGCGATCGCGAGACCGGCGACAACTTCGACGAAGGCGTGCACCTGGCGCTGGGGGAGGCCGGCTACCTGGAAGCGGAATGGAAGCCGGCGTCCGAGGGCGGTTTTTCCCGGGTGCGACGGCGGATTTGGGAATTGGAGAAGCGCCGCGCACACGTGCCGTGGGTGACGTGGGGGACCACCGCGATGGTGGCGCGGTCGGTGGCGAAGTTCGGCTCGAAGAAGTTGCAGGACGAGGTGCTGCCCGGTGTCTTCAGCGGGCACGTCCGGCTCTGCCTGGGCTACACCGAACCCGAGGGCGGCTCGGATGTGGCCACCTGCAAGACCCGCGCGGTGCGCGACGGCGACGGCTGGATCATTAACGGCTCCAAGATGTTCACCACCGGCGCGCACAACTGCCAATACGTTTTCCTGATCACCAACACCGACCCGGACGCGCCGAAGCACCAGAGCCTGACCATGTTTCTGGTGCCGCTGAATTCGCCCGGCATCGAAATCCAGGGCATCCGCACCATCGACGGCGATCGCACCAACATCGTGTACTACAGCGATGTCCGCGTCGACGACAAATACCGGCTCGGCGAGGTCAACCAGGGCTGGACGGTGCTGCGCGAACCGCTCAACGTCGAACACGGCGCCGTCGCGGCAGCTCCCGACGGGCTGCAGGACGTGTCGATCATGATGCACCAGGCCGGGTTCATGGCCGAGGCGGTCGACAAGGCGGCGGCGCGGGTGGGCCGACGCCTGATCGACGACGGCTCGGTGGCATTCCGATTGGGCCGCAGCGTCGCCCGGATGGAAGCCGCGCTGTCCACCCCGGGCATCTTCGGCCGCGTCGCGATCGCCCAAACGATGCGCGACATCTCGCCGGACCTCATGGACATCCAAGGAGCAGCCGCGGCCCTGCCGTTCGGCACTGACGGCGCCACCGACGACGGCGCGTCCGAATACGTCTACCGGTTTGCTCCGCTGGTCGGCATCTACGGCGGCACCCTGGAGGTGTTCCGCAACATGATCGCCCAGTACGTCCTTGGCCTCGGCAAGCCGGCCTACGCCAAGCCCCAGTAG
- a CDS encoding amidohydrolase family protein: MTNLGYQAIDVDNHYYEPLDAFTRHLDKKFKRRGVQMLSDGKRTWAVIGNRVNHFIPNPTFDPIIVPGCLDLLFRGEIPEGVDPASLMKVERLADHPEYQNRDARIRVMDTQGIETVFMLPTFACGVEEALKHDIEATMASVHAFNLWLDEDWGFDRPDHRIVAAPIISLADPAKALDEVEFVLSRGAKLVLVRPAPVPGEIKPRSLGDRSHDPVWARLAEAGVPVGFHLSDSGYLHIAAMWGGKSTFEGFGEKDPLDTVLLDDRAIHDTMASMIVHGVFTRHPKLRVVSIENGSYFVYRLIKRLKKAANNYPRHFPEDPVEQLKNNVWIAPYYEDDLPALAETIGVDKILFGSDWPHGEGLENPVAFTEELAGFSETDIRKIMRDNSLDLLGAKVGSAA; encoded by the coding sequence ATGACGAACTTGGGCTATCAGGCAATCGACGTCGACAACCATTACTACGAGCCGCTGGACGCGTTCACCCGTCACCTGGACAAGAAGTTCAAGCGGCGCGGCGTGCAGATGCTGAGCGACGGCAAGCGCACCTGGGCGGTGATCGGGAACCGCGTCAACCACTTCATCCCCAACCCCACCTTCGACCCGATCATCGTGCCGGGCTGTCTGGACTTGTTGTTCCGCGGCGAAATTCCCGAAGGCGTCGACCCGGCGTCGCTGATGAAGGTCGAGCGGCTGGCGGATCACCCCGAGTACCAGAACCGCGACGCCCGCATCCGCGTGATGGACACCCAGGGCATCGAAACCGTGTTCATGCTGCCGACATTCGCGTGCGGCGTCGAGGAGGCGCTCAAGCACGACATCGAGGCGACGATGGCATCGGTGCACGCGTTCAATCTGTGGCTCGACGAGGACTGGGGCTTCGACCGGCCCGACCACCGAATCGTTGCGGCGCCGATCATCTCACTCGCCGATCCGGCCAAGGCGCTCGACGAGGTCGAGTTCGTGTTGTCACGCGGCGCCAAACTGGTGCTGGTCCGGCCGGCGCCCGTGCCCGGAGAAATCAAGCCGCGATCGCTGGGCGACCGCAGCCACGACCCAGTCTGGGCCCGGCTGGCTGAGGCGGGCGTTCCGGTGGGATTCCATTTGAGCGACAGCGGTTATCTGCACATCGCGGCGATGTGGGGCGGCAAGTCGACATTCGAGGGGTTCGGCGAGAAGGATCCGTTAGACACCGTGCTTCTCGACGACCGCGCGATCCACGACACGATGGCCTCGATGATCGTGCACGGTGTGTTCACCCGGCATCCCAAGCTGCGGGTGGTCAGCATCGAAAACGGTTCGTACTTCGTGTACCGACTGATCAAGCGACTGAAGAAGGCGGCCAACAACTATCCGCGGCACTTCCCCGAGGATCCGGTGGAGCAGCTGAAGAACAATGTGTGGATCGCGCCGTATTACGAGGACGATTTACCGGCGCTGGCCGAGACCATCGGTGTCGACAAGATCCTCTTCGGGTCGGACTGGCCCCACGGCGAAGGCCTGGAGAACCCGGTGGCGTTCACCGAGGAACTCGCCGGCTTCAGTGAAACCGATATCCGAAAGATCATGCGCGACAACTCATTGGATCTGCTGGGCGCCAAGGTGGGATCGGCGGCCTAA
- a CDS encoding dihydrodipicolinate synthase family protein has product MATAAEARVWARSALRGIGDSLYTPFCGADGDDIDWDAYRTLVRYCVGDLGHPMLWCTSGIAEFWSLTLDERKQLLEVAIEEGRAANPDVVIQACTAAMSAKDCLDLTLHAQQAGADIAYIQTPMMETHGGEGVLRFFKYIGSHTDIALGMFNSPSSGYVLTPAESARIYDEVPAVCATKEGAFRPAASRLLHELAPGLVLWECDKTVYRAGWLRDGIVCPAQLGTAGYLFETPQRRLLSGYWDLIVNDKLVEAMDYGRESGLDQFDMDLGSWFICYPGRPDYFTHWGGAFKYAASLMGLPIGDYPHSRPPQAKLPPEAKVQIENAYRRLGLVGA; this is encoded by the coding sequence ATGGCGACGGCAGCTGAGGCACGCGTGTGGGCGCGTAGCGCGTTGCGGGGAATCGGCGACTCGTTGTACACGCCGTTTTGTGGGGCCGACGGCGACGACATCGACTGGGACGCGTATCGGACGCTGGTGCGTTACTGCGTCGGCGACCTCGGTCATCCAATGTTGTGGTGCACCAGCGGTATCGCCGAGTTCTGGTCGCTGACGCTCGACGAGCGTAAGCAGTTGCTGGAGGTGGCGATCGAGGAGGGCCGCGCCGCCAACCCCGACGTCGTCATACAGGCGTGCACGGCGGCCATGTCGGCCAAGGACTGCCTGGATTTGACGCTGCATGCCCAACAGGCCGGCGCCGACATCGCCTACATCCAGACGCCGATGATGGAAACGCACGGCGGCGAGGGTGTGCTGCGCTTCTTCAAATACATTGGCAGCCATACGGATATCGCGCTAGGAATGTTCAATTCGCCGTCGTCGGGCTACGTGCTGACCCCGGCCGAAAGCGCGCGCATCTATGACGAGGTTCCCGCTGTCTGCGCCACCAAGGAGGGCGCATTCCGGCCGGCCGCCAGTCGTCTGCTGCACGAACTGGCGCCTGGCCTCGTGCTCTGGGAATGCGACAAAACGGTCTACCGGGCCGGGTGGCTGCGCGACGGCATCGTCTGCCCGGCGCAGCTGGGCACCGCCGGTTACCTGTTTGAAACCCCGCAGCGACGGCTGCTCTCCGGGTACTGGGACCTGATCGTCAACGACAAACTCGTCGAGGCGATGGACTACGGACGGGAATCGGGTCTGGACCAGTTCGACATGGACCTCGGATCGTGGTTCATCTGCTATCCGGGGCGGCCCGACTATTTCACCCACTGGGGTGGTGCGTTCAAGTACGCCGCGTCGCTGATGGGCCTGCCGATCGGGGACTACCCGCATTCCCGGCCGCCGCAAGCCAAGCTGCCGCCGGAAGCCAAGGTTCAGATCGAAAACGCCTACCGGCGGCTGGGACTGGTCGGGGCGTAA